A stretch of DNA from Perca fluviatilis chromosome 15, GENO_Pfluv_1.0, whole genome shotgun sequence:
CCCGTGCCTTCGGCTCTTTCTCATGACAAACTCTGCAGTGGACATGTACAGTGCCCAGGCACTTTGAGCACATGGTAGCCCCACACTTAGTTTCCATCAACATCTCactctccccacacacacagatgcaccaAAGGCCTCCCAGACCTGATCTTGATTCCTCCGGTGGGTCCTGGATTTCCGTTTGTCTTTGCTGCATACTGCCCTTTTGGGTAGAATGTAAAGTTCTCTCTTTCTTATGAAGGGCCATGTCTTTATCAGtagaggttgttgttgttgttgacccGACATCATTCACAATTCTCGTACTCCTATCGTTTCCTGCTTTAGAGTGGCTGACAAATGTCTCAGTCTTCTGTCCATCCATCTCCACTGTACCTCTGATTTTCACCTTCTCTTTAATGACAGGGTCTTTCCTCACTAAAGGTTGGCTAACAGATCCATTCACAAGCTCGGTCTCACAAAACTCACTTCTCTGGTTTGTTATCCTTTCCTGATAACTATCAATCCCATCAGTTTTGCTTGTTTGGCTCTCTAGCATCACCCGAGGATTACTGGAACAGTGCAGACTAGTACTCTGGTCCTCATTCATTTGTAAAAATGTGGATGGATTCCATTGTGAGGTAGAAGGGCCAGAGAAGTCCTTGTGTTCAGGTATTTGGGCCGAATCTCCAGAAAAAACCTCCCGCAGTGAAGCACCTACCTGAGAACACAACTCCTTTGGACCGAGAATATATAGTCTCTTCTTTAAAATGTGCATGGTAAGCTTCCTGAACCGGCTACGTACCTCAGCACAACAAGCCTGTAAAGTTTCATCTGCTGTGTCATTAATACCCAGCTCCGACAAGCGCAGCTCCTGCACAGAGAAGTCTACACTAACTGAATCAACCAGCTTCTGTAAACCTAGCCAACATGAACTCACGTTGGATGAGTTTGCCCCTCTGAAGGTGACAGTCACATCACCACTACCCTCTGAGCAGCTCTCTTTCATCTGGACGTCAGAAGTCAGGTCGTCCACTCGGGTGCTGTAGGCTTCTTTTATGTGCTTCCACATCACAACGGAAACTGTAATCTCCGCATTATAGACGTCCCGCTTGTCCCTACCAGTTTGGTTACTGAAGCTAGAGGACCTGGCCCTGGCTCTGACTGTGGACTTGCTGGAGTCGTCTTGACTCTTCTGACTCATAACTTGGGCCTTCTGCAGAGGCGTTCCTGAGAAACTACTGGCTCGCTTCAAGGTGGATCCAGACCCAGCAGGTGGAAGTGGGCTACTTCCTGACAAACTGGACTGAGCTGTGCTTAGGGGGGATGTTAAACTCTTGGGTCGAGTATCAATTAAATGTGAGTTGGAGGAGCTTTTATTTTGCATAGAAGCAACTGAAGGCAAAGCATCTTCACTCTTAAACAATATGTCCCCTCCAGTGTTTTGGGATAATGCTTTGGAGACGCTTTCATCAGCAATCCCTGCTGTTTCTGACAATACATCACGCCCTAACATTGGCCCAAGGCGTGTTTGTCTACTGGGAGATGAGAGCCCTCGTAAGGTGAAGTCAGTTGGTCGACTGCCTAACGCAGCAAGCCCTAAATCCTTAAACCGAGCAGCTAGTTTATACTTTCTGGCTCCTTCAGCTCTCCTCTCATCTTCCTCTGACCTGCCCAGCAGCTGATCTATCCTGTCATCCGGAGAATCTACAGTGGAGGACATGGTGAGGGGGACACTCTCGCCATCAGCATGAGTTGATAAACCTGAATCGTATGGAGGATATCTGGCTTGAAGACTGGCTACATCCTCTGTTTTACCCCTCACTTCGCTGGGGTCCAGGAGAAGAAACTGCTTGGCCTCAGACACGTcactactgctcccaataatgTAAATATTTCGATCATCTTCATTCAGAAGAAGCTTAGGAAATCTGTCACATAAGTTCTCAATCGCCCTTTGCAGTCCGCCCCTGAGGGACAGGATACTCTTAGAGAGCTGGTCTCGACGGATCTTGGTCTCATTCTCTTGGTAAAGCCTACTTATTGCCTTTCTTGCCAACTTCAGGCCCTCTTGATCTCGACTACCCTCCCCTATTCCTGTTGCAACCTGCAAAAACAGAGTAGTCAACCCCTGAGTTGTCATATCCACCACATCAACACCATACTGACTAAGGATTTGCTGGTATTCCTTCCGGCAGTGTTTCTGCAGATACTGGAACATGTCTGCATCCACAATTAGTGTGAGGTCCTCCTCTGGTGTGGTAGGATGCCCAGGAAGCTGCAGACCTGCACCCTCTGTCTGGCCAGTATCTTCCCAGCCATAACCATAAGGTGCCAGGTCTCTATGTGAGCTGGAGTTGTTCTCATCAGAAGGTCTGCCAATGTGAACTTTCTCTCGTGGATTTCTTTGCTTATTAGGTTTCCTGCTCTGATCCTCAGACTCCAGAGTATGAGGCTTCTGTGCTATCTGAACAGACCTGGAGCCACTGGTGGAAGGTTGACCTGATTCTTTGTTTTCTGCTGATTGTGGACCTCCAGGATGGCCAAATAATTGTGCCAAAGCCGCCTGGACTTTGGAATAGGCCCCATGCAATGTGCCCAATTCCTCGGTAGCATCGTAGTTTATTTGGATATCAGGGTGGCTCTTATGGAGCCTCGTCAGTGCCATTATTCCCCCAGGAAGCTGGCTGTGGTCGACAGTTGCTGATAAACTTAAAATGACCTATGATGATATAAAAAGAAAGACAACAAACACTAATGGATCTTACTGTATATTCAGTATTTGTTGACATATTTCCCAATATTCTACATTAGTATACCTTGTTTGGGTCCAGGATTTCGCGGTGCTCAGTTACAATGACTTTATACCTTTTCTCATCCACTTGCAGAATGTGCTGGCTGTGTTGAATAACTCTCTGTGCCACTGTGTGAGAGGGGTCACCAGACGGAAATCAATCTCAGTCTGTGAAGCATCCTGACTAAGCGCTTTACCATTGGCTATTTCATTGACTTGCATGTCAACATTCCAGCTTAGTGTAAATCACTGGTGACAGCCGACAGAGTGAAATATGTTACTGATACTTTGCAAATTACTGCAATTACATTTTGGAGTCTTTAGAGTGAAAGTTAATGAAGCATTAACTGTTCTATTGTCAGACCTGAGTGGTAATGTAGATAATATAATATTGTTAATAGCATTTTCACACCAACATGATTCTGTAATGGAACCATTTAAGTATTCAGAAAAATCCCCCTCCATACACTTCATatgcacagacatgcacacacccacTGACCTCCACTGTCCTCGAAGGTGATGAGGGCAGAGACGGGCGTTGCCTTGACAATGGTGACAGAGTTTATTTCCCCTCCTCCATTCTTGGCTCTCAGGAAGTGGATAGCTAGCTTATCTTTCAGCCTGTCATCCTCAATGTCTGTGGGCAGACCACTTACCCTCACAGTCCTCCCCGGCTCCGCCATCTGCTGGGAGAAACACAATCTCTGCTGTGTAGAAAACCTATTTTAAGAGTGATTGAAGAAAGCAGCGCAAAAAATGTCATGATTCTGCAAAAACAGTGAGCGTGAACATCAACAGGATGataacaaaaagtcaaaacacaaCAGCTCTTCCTGAAGCTGTTCATATAAAAATATCAGCCAAGCATTCACAGACCCCACCCTTGCAAATAGGATGGTTGACATATTTGATAATATATCACCCTCTATTGGGGGTTACTAGGACACTACATCAACATTAACGCCAAAACGTCCATTTCATGTGCCATCATTAAGACTTTAGTTGAAATTCTCAGCAAATAATTTGTCAATCTTAAATCGTGTGTCTCACTCTAATTCCTCTAAAGCTGGTTCTTTAAAACATTGACAGGCTAAGATAATGACAGGCTATGGCAACTGATATTTGAGTATTTTAATGCCATATGAGATATTTGCTCTGTATTGTTCAAGGAAACGTGTTGCCATTTTAGTTCAAATCGTGCAatatgaaatgtaaaaatagTAAATAACGTGCAAAATTGTGACAGATGATGATCTTAACGCCCCTTCTTCCTCATTTCTACCAACAGTTTGCTGCTGTCGTGTTTGAAACTAATTGACAAAGAATGAACTGCTCCAAAACAGCATTTCTTTATGAACTAGATGCtgcttttcacacac
This window harbors:
- the si:busm1-163l24.3 gene encoding uncharacterized protein si:busm1-163l24.3 — translated: MAEPGRTVRVSGLPTDIEDDRLKDKLAIHFLRAKNGGGEINSVTIVKATPVSALITFEDSGVAQRVIQHSQHILQVDEKRYKVIVTEHREILDPNKVILSLSATVDHSQLPGGIMALTRLHKSHPDIQINYDATEELGTLHGAYSKVQAALAQLFGHPGGPQSAENKESGQPSTSGSRSVQIAQKPHTLESEDQSRKPNKQRNPREKVHIGRPSDENNSSSHRDLAPYGYGWEDTGQTEGAGLQLPGHPTTPEEDLTLIVDADMFQYLQKHCRKEYQQILSQYGVDVVDMTTQGLTTLFLQVATGIGEGSRDQEGLKLARKAISRLYQENETKIRRDQLSKSILSLRGGLQRAIENLCDRFPKLLLNEDDRNIYIIGSSSDVSEAKQFLLLDPSEVRGKTEDVASLQARYPPYDSGLSTHADGESVPLTMSSTVDSPDDRIDQLLGRSEEDERRAEGARKYKLAARFKDLGLAALGSRPTDFTLRGLSSPSRQTRLGPMLGRDVLSETAGIADESVSKALSQNTGGDILFKSEDALPSVASMQNKSSSNSHLIDTRPKSLTSPLSTAQSSLSGSSPLPPAGSGSTLKRASSFSGTPLQKAQVMSQKSQDDSSKSTVRARARSSSFSNQTGRDKRDVYNAEITVSVVMWKHIKEAYSTRVDDLTSDVQMKESCSEGSGDVTVTFRGANSSNVSSCWLGLQKLVDSVSVDFSVQELRLSELGINDTADETLQACCAEVRSRFRKLTMHILKKRLYILGPKELCSQVGASLREVFSGDSAQIPEHKDFSGPSTSQWNPSTFLQMNEDQSTSLHCSSNPRVMLESQTSKTDGIDSYQERITNQRSEFCETELVNGSVSQPLVRKDPVIKEKVKIRGTVEMDGQKTETFVSHSKAGNDRSTRIVNDVGSTTTTTSTDKDMALHKKERTLHSTQKGSMQQRQTEIQDPPEESRSGLGGLWCICVCGESEMLMETKCGATMCSKCLGTVHVHCRVCHEKEPKARGIQGEMSFSKLHISVPGHKKDSAIKITYCIPDGIQGEDHPSPGKPFQGGVFEAYLPDCEKTRKLVPRLEKAFKQGLTFTVMGKNTGANVTWDCIPHKTTLHGGKSGNGYPDSTYLTRLSEVLTSKGIEELPVKC